In Oscillospiraceae bacterium, the genomic window GGCAGCCCATTTGATCGGTTCGTCCTCGGGTATATAGGAGTATGGATATTCCTCCGGTGAAAACCAGATGCGGTGTCCGCCGAAAATCCGCCAGCACTTGTTTTTGCCGAACGCGGCTTCAAATACCGGATCACTCTTTCCAACGATGACATTGCGGTTGACGTCGTTGAACATGACGTTCTGACCGTCGGTAAGCGCGAGATAGATAACGCGCGGGCCGATATCAACGGTAACTTTGATATCGACAGCGCCGTTTGTAATTGCAACGACTTTGCCGTAATTTTTATATTCTTCGATTTGATAAGTAACAGCCATAATTTATCCCTCCGTGTTGTAATAAGTTTATTATAACGCAAAAAAGCGCTTAATTCAAGTGATTAACTCACAAAATGACCGAAGGCGTGGCGCGGAAATCATCAATCGCTTTAGAGGGGTCGGGTAAGCAAAGTGCATAAATCAAACCAGCTTTCGCTTCCTGTTCAAAGGCCTCCGCGCACCTCGAATCATCGGCGAATTTGGAACTCTTGGTGTAGATCGGTAAACCGCGCTCTGCAGCCTTTTTGATCAACTCGCTCCCTCTTTTATTAAAAGCAAGGGGACGAATATAGGGAACCGGAGAGTTTTGAAGTGAAGCGTTCGTCCCGAGATAAGCGTTAATAATAATACGACGGATCCGAGCATGAGTAAATCTTTTTGACTTTACAGAGTCGTAAAGTGTCTTCAAATCCGAAGCCGATTTCGCTGCTGCAAGAATCCGGTTTTCAAGACCTTCCGAGACATCCGGAACAGCTTTCAATTCCTCTAAAGACATCGTGCGCAGTTTGGCGATAATACCGCGTTCGATCCTTTTGAGAGAAGCCGGAGCAAGCCCGTCCGCAATCGCTTTATCAAGTAAAGAAGCCATTTTATTTGGGATAAATGGCTTATATTCGCCACCTGATAGAATCAATTCCCGAATCTTTGAAGCCGAGGCAAACCCGCCTTCCGCTTCTTGTATGTCATGACCTGCTCCGATCCGTTTTACCGCAATATATTGACAGTCCGGAATCATTTTTTCGGTAGCTTTGATATATTCGATTGCGAGAGAGTTGTTAGCGCCTAATAGGATATAACTGTAAAGTCCGGCGGCTTTCGTGACAGCTTTCGGATAATTTACGCCTTTTGCAATGAACTCTTTCAACTTCAAATTAAACTCATCGCCGGAAAAATATTCGGCTGTTGATTTGAGCAGTTCTCCGTCTCCGCATTCACAGCCGAAACCGATGGCATCCACACCGAGCCGGGCCATGATCCCTACAGACGCTTCGGCAAAGCGCTGTGCGCTTGCGACAGCCAATGCGCTCGGGAGCTCGACGACCAAATCAACGCCGTTTTCAACAGCCGCACGTGCCCGCAGCCATTTATTGCAGATTGCTGGTTCTCCGCGCTGCACAAAGTTGCCGCTCATCACGGCGATGATCGTGTCAGCGCCGTTTTTGCGCAGTTCGTTTAATTGATAAACGTGCCCATTGTGAAGGGGATTATATTCCGCCGTGACGCCGCAGATCATGGTGTGCTCCCGTTCTTTAGAAATTTTGGCTTGAAAACGAAGCGGTTTTGTAGTATCATGGAGTAGGCGCTCGAAAGAGCATCTTTTTGTGAAATGGGTTCGAAAAGCCTCATTTTGTGATTATAACATTTTTAACAAAAAATCAAAACACCAGCGGAGGGTAATCGGATGAAAATTTTGGTGATCAATGCCGGGAGCTCGTCGATGAAGTTTCAACTCATCGATATGACAAATGAATCGGTATTGGCAAAAGGAATCTGCGATCGCGTCGGGATCGACGGAACATACAAACAAAAGAATGCAGACGGAAGAACCTACGAGGCAAAGATACCAATGCCGACACATGCAGACGCATTTGAGGTGCTTGTCAAGTCACTTTCACAGGGCGAGTGCAAGGTCATCAACGATATCTCCGAAATCACCGCGGTTGGACATAGGATCGTGCACGGCGGCGAAAAATACAGTCATTCCGTTCGGGTCGACGAGACGGTCATTAACGACATAGCGGCGTTGTCCGAACTCGCACCGCTCCATAATCCGGGCGCGGTTCAGGGAATCCGCGGCTGCCTGAAGGTTTTCGGCGGTAAGTTGCCTCAGGTTGTGGTTTTCGATACCGCCTTTCACCAGACCATGCCGCCTCAGGCCTACTTATATCCGATTCCTTACGAGTATTACGAAAAATATAAAATCCGCCGTTACGGTTTTCACGGAACTTCCCATCAATTCGTCTCCGAACGCTGCGCGCAGCTGATGGGCAAAGACATCGGTAAATTGAAAATTGTGACCTGCCATCTTGGCAACGGCTCGTCGGTGACGGCGGTATCGGGTGGGAAATCGGTCGATACCACGATGGGAATGACGCCGCTCGAAGGCGTCATGATGGGCTCTAGAAGCGGTTCCATCGATCCCTCGATCGTCACCTATCTGCAGAGAAAAGAAAATTTGACCCCCGATGAAATGGACTTTATTCTGAATAAAAAGTCCGGAATTTTAGGGCTCGGCGGAGTCTCGAGCGACGACCGCGACAATCGCGCGGCGGCGGAGCAAGGAAATATGCGCACCAAGCAGGCCAGAGAAGTTCAGATACTCAGCATTAAAAAGGCGCTTGCGGCGATGGCGGCGAGTATGGGCGGTTTGGACGCGGTGGTTTTTACCGGTGGAATCGGTGAAAACGTCGAATCATTCCGTATCGGCGTCTGTGATGGGTTGGATTATATGGGCATCAAACTTGACATCGAGAAAAACGAAAAAACCCTGTACGGTGCAGAAGGAGAGATTTCCGCACCGGACAGCAAAACCCGCGTATTCGTCATTCCGACCAATGAGGAACTGGTCATCGCAAGAGATACGATGCGGCTTTCAAAATAATCACACTTCGGCAGATTTCGGCAGTTTAGACTTTACAAGTGTTCGGAAATCGTGTAGAATAAATTCAGCAGAAGAAGGGGGTGTTCGATTGCAGTTACCCAAATATCGAAGAGTGATCATCAAGATCAGCGGAGAGGCGCTTGCGGGCAGCCGAAACGGAGGAATCGACCGGGATACTCTGGAAAAGGTCTGCGCGAGCGTTAAAAAATGCCACGAGTTGGGCGTCCAGATCGGAATTGTAGTCGGTGGGGGAAACTTTTGGCGCGGCAGAAGCAGCGAGCGCATGGAGCGCACACGCGCCGATCACATCGGCATGATGGCCACGGTCATGAACTCCCTTGCAATGGCGGACGCGCTCGAACAACTCGGTCTGGAAGTACGCGTACAAACCGCGTTGGAGATGCGAGCCATTGCCGAGCCCTATATCAGAAACCGCGCGGTTCGGCATTTTGAAAAAGACCGCATCGTCGTTTTCGGATGCGGAACCGGAAATCCTTTCTTTTCGACCGATACGGCGGCATCATTGCGAGCTGCCGAAGTCGGAGCCGAGGTGATCTTAAAGGCGACAAACACCGACGGCGTTTATGACTGCGATCCCAAAATCAATCCGAACGCAAAAAAATATGATGTTGTCTCGATGTCCGAGGTATTGGCAAAAGAGTTGAATTTTATGGATGCGACGGCTGCTGCTATGTGCAAAGAAAATAAAATACCGGTTGTCGTGTTTAACATCAGCGACACGGAAAATATTTACAAGGCAATTATCGGTGAGATCGTCGGAACGGAAGTTACTTGCGATTAATTCTTTGATATAATTAAGAAAGGCAGTGTGAGATATGAACGATAACATTAAAAGCGGCGAAGACAAAATGAANNNNNNNNNNNNNNNNNNNNNNNNNNNNNNNNNNNNNNNNNNNNNNNNNNNNNNNNNNNNNNNNNNNNNNNNNNNNNNNNNNNNNNNNNNNNNNNNNNNNGAAAGGCAGTGTGAGATATGAACGATAACATTAAAAGCGGCGAAGACAAAATGAAAAAGACCGTTTTGACTCTTGAAAGTGAGCTCGCGACCATCCGTGCAGGCCGTGCAAATCCTGCTGTGCTTGACAAAATCACTGTGGATTACTACGGCGTTCCCACTGCAATCAACCAGATGGCCGCAATTTCCGTCGCTGAAGCGAGAATTCTTGTCATCCAGCCCTGGGACGCTTCGTTGTTGAAAAACATCGAAAAGGCCATCCAAACTTCCGATATCGGCATCAATCCCAATAACGACGGCAGAGTCATAAGAATCGTTTTCCCGCCGCTTACCGAGGACCGCCGCCGTGATCTCGTCAAACAGATTGCAAAATATGCCGAAGAAAGCAAAATCGCCGTGCGAAATATCCGCCGCGATGTGATGGAAAAACTCAAAGCGCAAAAAAAGACCTCGGAGATCACCGAAGACGATTTTGATGACTGCGAAAAAGAAGTCCAGGATCTCACCGAGAAATATTGCAAACAGGTCGACGATATCGTCACTAAAAAAGATAAAGAACTCATGGAGCTATAAATTAATCCCCCCTCCGAATGAGGGGGACTTGTTTATGACACGGAAAGTGATATGAAAGAATCAAATGAAACTATATCGGCAAAAATGCCGAAGCATGTGGCTATCATTATGGACGGAAACGGCCGGTGGGCCAAAGCCCGAGCGCTGCCGCGCAGCGCAGGCCATGCGGCAGGGAGTCAAAACTTTCGCAAAATCGCACGGTATGCCGATAAAATCGGAATCAAATACTTAACATTGTATGTTTTTTCGACCGAGAACTGGTCGCGCCAGCAGCAGGAAGTAGACGCTCTGATGCAGCTGTTTGAAGCCTATATGAAAGAAGCAATCTCGGACTTTGCCAAAGACAACATCATCGTAAATTTTTTAGGTGATCGGACACCGTTCAGCGATAAGCTGAAAAAACTGATGGCTGATGTCGAGGCTCTGAACAAGGGTAAAGACGGAATGCGGATGAATCTTGCGATGAATTACGGCGGAAAAGCCGAAATTCTGCACGCCGCCCGTCTGCTTGCGAGCGAGGTGAAGAACAATAAATTGATGCCCGAAAGCATCAATGAACAGACATTTGAGCGGTGTTTGTATACAGCCGGTCAGCCGTCCGTCGATCTTTTGATTCGTACCGGCGGAGATATGCGGATCTCGAATTTTTTGCTTTGGCAGGCCGCTTATGCGGAAATTGTCGTCTGTAAAAAATTCTGGCCGGATTTCTCGGAATATGATCTTGACCATGCTGTTGAAGAATACGGAAAGCGGGATCGGAGATTCGGCGGAGTAAAATAAAAGAGGGAACAGGGAATCATGAAGAAGCGGGTTGTCACATCAATCGTTTTAATCATTACAATCGGCGCGGCGTTTTATTTAACGACTATTGTCGGATGGGTACTTGACGTCGTCATGTACCTGCTTGCAATGCTTGCTGTTTACGAATGTCTGAAAGTCATGAAGCTGCTCCGTTTAAAACTACTTTCTCTGGTTTGTTTTGCCTATCCTACAGCGGTTTCCGCGGTGATTTTAACCCAAAACAACGGCCGGATTACCGACTGCGCAATTATCATGTTGGTTCTGTTGATGTTTCTGGCGGTTATTTATCGAAGCAGCGACCGCGCAAAATTCTCCGCAGTCGCACTCGCCGGTTTATTTTCGGTCTATGTCACAACCGGATTTTCGGCGATCACTCAACTCCAAAAGCAAAACCAGCCAGGCGCCGGTGCGGTTTTGGCAGCTGTAATTATACTCGGAACCTGGGCGGCAGACGTCGGCGGATGGCTGTTCGGCATTACAATGGGAAAACATAAACTCTGCCCGGCCATCAGCCCAAAAAAGACCGTTGAGGGTCTTGTCGGTTCATTGTTTTTTTCGGAAATGGCGTTTGTCGGTCTGGCATTTCTCTCAAGGCTGATTTTTCCGACGCAACCGCTCAATTGGGCGGTATTTGCTGTTATAGCGCCGATCGCGGCGATTTTTGAACTTATGGGCGATTTAACCGCTTCGGTGCTGAAACGGGAGCACAATGTCAAAGATTTCGGCACCATTGTAGTCGGACACGGAGGGATCATGGACAGATTCGACGGAGTCCTGATGACATCAATCCTCTTTGCAATGACATCCCGATTTATAAACTTCTTTGGTTGAGCTGAAAGGATAACGATTTGAAACTGACGATACTCGGGAGCACCGGCAGCATCGGCACACAGGCACTCTGTGTCGCAAAGAAAAACGGATATGAAATTTCTGCGCTTGCCGCCGAAAAAAATGTCGAAACGGCGGAACAACAGGCAAGAGAATTTCGTCCGAAAGTATTTGTCCTACGTGACGAAAAAGCCGCCGCTGATTTAAGAACCCGTCTTCGGGATATGGATGTCAAAGTATGGGGCGGGGATGAATCCGTCTGCGAAGTTGCGCAAAATTTTGGGGACACTGTTTTAAACGCCATTGTCGGGATTGCCGGTCTGCGTCCGACCATGGCGGCACTTGTAAAAGGCCGCCGTCTGGCTTTGGCAAATAAGGAGAGCTTAGTCACCGGCGGAGAATTGGTAATGAAACGCATTTTTGAAACGGGCTGCGAGTTGATACCGGTCGACAGCGAGCATAGCGCCATTTTTCAATGCATCGTCGGCAGTAAGAACCCGATTAGCAAAATCATTCTTACCGCATCGGGCGGGCCGTTTTTCGGCAAAAGCAGAGCGGAACTTTCGAATATTACAGCAGCGCAAGCCTTAAACCATCCTACCTGGAGTATGGGGAAGAAGATCACAATCGACTGTGCGACGATGATAAACAAAGGCCTTGAAGTCATTGAGGCCTATTGGTTGTTCGGCGTAAAAACGGAACAAATTCAAATTGTGATTCACCGAAACAGCATCGTCCATTCGGCGGTCATCTTTAAAGATCATTCCGTCATTGCGCAGATGGGCCTTCCGGATATGCGTCTGCCGATTCAGTATGCGCTGACCTATCCGGAACGCCGTGATTTCGACGGAGAACCGCTCGATTTAGCCAAGATCGGAAGTCTTTCATTTGCCGAACCCGATTATGTGACTTTTCCTGCGCCGCTTGTCTGTAAAAAAGCCCTTGCTTTGGGCGGTACTTCGGCAACGGTCGCAAACGGCGCAAACGAAGCCGC contains:
- a CDS encoding nucleotidyltransferase family protein → MICGVTAEYNPLHNGHVYQLNELRKNGADTIIAVMSGNFVQRGEPAICNKWLRARAAVENGVDLVVELPSALAVASAQRFAEASVGIMARLGVDAIGFGCECGDGELLKSTAEYFSGDEFNLKLKEFIAKGVNYPKAVTKAAGLYSYILLGANNSLAIEYIKATEKMIPDCQYIAVKRIGAGHDIQEAEGGFASASKIRELILSGGEYKPFIPNKMASLLDKAIADGLAPASLKRIERGIIAKLRTMSLEELKAVPDVSEGLENRILAAAKSASDLKTLYDSVKSKRFTHARIRRIIINAYLGTNASLQNSPVPYIRPLAFNKRGSELIKKAAERGLPIYTKSSKFADDSRCAEAFEQEAKAGLIYALCLPDPSKAIDDFRATPSVIL
- a CDS encoding acetate kinase, whose product is MKILVINAGSSSMKFQLIDMTNESVLAKGICDRVGIDGTYKQKNADGRTYEAKIPMPTHADAFEVLVKSLSQGECKVINDISEITAVGHRIVHGGEKYSHSVRVDETVINDIAALSELAPLHNPGAVQGIRGCLKVFGGKLPQVVVFDTAFHQTMPPQAYLYPIPYEYYEKYKIRRYGFHGTSHQFVSERCAQLMGKDIGKLKIVTCHLGNGSSVTAVSGGKSVDTTMGMTPLEGVMMGSRSGSIDPSIVTYLQRKENLTPDEMDFILNKKSGILGLGGVSSDDRDNRAAAEQGNMRTKQAREVQILSIKKALAAMAASMGGLDAVVFTGGIGENVESFRIGVCDGLDYMGIKLDIEKNEKTLYGAEGEISAPDSKTRVFVIPTNEELVIARDTMRLSK
- the pyrH gene encoding UMP kinase, which produces MQLPKYRRVIIKISGEALAGSRNGGIDRDTLEKVCASVKKCHELGVQIGIVVGGGNFWRGRSSERMERTRADHIGMMATVMNSLAMADALEQLGLEVRVQTALEMRAIAEPYIRNRAVRHFEKDRIVVFGCGTGNPFFSTDTAASLRAAEVGAEVILKATNTDGVYDCDPKINPNAKKYDVVSMSEVLAKELNFMDATAAAMCKENKIPVVVFNISDTENIYKAIIGEIVGTEVTCD
- the frr gene encoding ribosome recycling factor, translated to MNDNIKSGEDKMKKTVLTLESELATIRAGRANPAVLDKITVDYYGVPTAINQMAAISVAEARILVIQPWDASLLKNIEKAIQTSDIGINPNNDGRVIRIVFPPLTEDRRRDLVKQIAKYAEESKIAVRNIRRDVMEKLKAQKKTSEITEDDFDDCEKEVQDLTEKYCKQVDDIVTKKDKELMEL
- the uppS gene encoding polyprenyl diphosphate synthase produces the protein MAIIMDGNGRWAKARALPRSAGHAAGSQNFRKIARYADKIGIKYLTLYVFSTENWSRQQQEVDALMQLFEAYMKEAISDFAKDNIIVNFLGDRTPFSDKLKKLMADVEALNKGKDGMRMNLAMNYGGKAEILHAARLLASEVKNNKLMPESINEQTFERCLYTAGQPSVDLLIRTGGDMRISNFLLWQAAYAEIVVCKKFWPDFSEYDLDHAVEEYGKRDRRFGGVK
- a CDS encoding phosphatidate cytidylyltransferase, with translation MKKRVVTSIVLIITIGAAFYLTTIVGWVLDVVMYLLAMLAVYECLKVMKLLRLKLLSLVCFAYPTAVSAVILTQNNGRITDCAIIMLVLLMFLAVIYRSSDRAKFSAVALAGLFSVYVTTGFSAITQLQKQNQPGAGAVLAAVIILGTWAADVGGWLFGITMGKHKLCPAISPKKTVEGLVGSLFFSEMAFVGLAFLSRLIFPTQPLNWAVFAVIAPIAAIFELMGDLTASVLKREHNVKDFGTIVVGHGGIMDRFDGVLMTSILFAMTSRFINFFG
- the dxr gene encoding 1-deoxy-D-xylulose-5-phosphate reductoisomerase → MKLTILGSTGSIGTQALCVAKKNGYEISALAAEKNVETAEQQAREFRPKVFVLRDEKAAADLRTRLRDMDVKVWGGDESVCEVAQNFGDTVLNAIVGIAGLRPTMAALVKGRRLALANKESLVTGGELVMKRIFETGCELIPVDSEHSAIFQCIVGSKNPISKIILTASGGPFFGKSRAELSNITAAQALNHPTWSMGKKITIDCATMINKGLEVIEAYWLFGVKTEQIQIVIHRNSIVHSAVIFKDHSVIAQMGLPDMRLPIQYALTYPERRDFDGEPLDLAKIGSLSFAEPDYVTFPAPLVCKKALALGGTSATVANGANEAAVSLFLNYKIGFLQIADLVQEAVERIKPTPIHTLEEIFDADSEAKEFVRERAEHAGG